From the Synechococcus sp. Nb3U1 genome, the window TGACCTCGAGGTGAGGAAGCAGATGGACTCCTTGTTTCAAGTGGTGGTGCTCAACCAAACCCCAGATCCGGAACGGGTGATCTACCAGGCCATGCACCAGGACTACAGCCCTGGATTTGTTACGGCTGAGGATCGGATCCCGGAAAAGTATGGAGAGGCAGTTGTTAAACATTTGCTAGAGGGGAATCGTGGGCATTATGGCCCTCTTGAGCACCCCCAGATAACTTTTGGGGTCGGTCATTTTCCCCATACGGTGATGCAACAAGCCCGTACCCATCGGGTGGGAATTTCGTTTGATGTTCAATCTTTTCGCTATACTGGCCAGCAAATTTCTGTATTGGGAAAATCCCTCATTGAGGGATCCCCAGCCCCCCATGCCTCTGACACAGTTGTGCCATTAGAAGCCAAGCTAGAAACTCTATTTTATCTACCTGAAACGGTTAAAGAAGGCAAAGCCAAAACTCGTCAAGGCTTTAAGCCTATTTCACCCGAGGCAATGGATATTATTCTGGAGCAGTATCGAAATCAGGCAATTGCCTACTATCGCTTGGTGGAAGAGTGCGGATTACCCTACGAAGATGCCCGCAACATCATTGGATACGGGATCCGCCAGCATTTCGTGGTTTCCTTTAATTGCCGTAGCCTGATGCATTTTCTGGATCTGCGAGCCAAAGAGGATGCCCAGCGGGAAATTCAGCAACTTTGTGAATTGATCTGGCCACATTTTGAGGCATGGTGTCCGCATGTGGCGGCTTGGTACTACAAAAATCGCTGGGGCAAGGCAAGATTGTCTCCTTAAAACTTGAATCTATGCAGTAGGAGGAGATAAGGATAAGTTGGGATGGCCTCTTGAAGTCCCAAATATGGGCGGTACAAGATTCGAACTTGTGACCCCTTCCGTGTGAAGGAAGTGCGCTACCACTGTGCTAACCGCCCCTAGCTGCTGCTCATTGGAGAGCAGGATTTCTATCCTACACGATTATCAGCGCTGCACGGCAGGATCTAGAATTTTCAACCCAAGATAGCCGGGATCCCGTCTGCCCGCTACAGTAAAGGTCAGGGATCCGGGGGCACCATGGCCTTTTCACCGACCGAAGAAGCCATTTCTCTGCTCATTGATTTGGCAGAGCGGGGGGAAATCGACCCCTGGGATGTGCAGGTGATCGAGGTGATCGATCGCTTCTTGACTCGCATGGCTCCCACCAGCAGCAGCCATGATCTGTCTGAGTCGGGACAAGCCCTGCTGTATGCCGCCATGTTGGTGTATCTCAAGGCGATGGCTTTGGCGGAACCGGAAGTGGGAGAAGCCAACGAAGACCT encodes:
- the thyX gene encoding FAD-dependent thymidylate synthase translates to MDSLFQVVVLNQTPDPERVIYQAMHQDYSPGFVTAEDRIPEKYGEAVVKHLLEGNRGHYGPLEHPQITFGVGHFPHTVMQQARTHRVGISFDVQSFRYTGQQISVLGKSLIEGSPAPHASDTVVPLEAKLETLFYLPETVKEGKAKTRQGFKPISPEAMDIILEQYRNQAIAYYRLVEECGLPYEDARNIIGYGIRQHFVVSFNCRSLMHFLDLRAKEDAQREIQQLCELIWPHFEAWCPHVAAWYYKNRWGKARLSP